Genomic window (Rossellomorea aquimaris):
AGAAACGGAAATCGATCGGGCTTGCCTTCGCAGGTGTTTTCGCGATGGTCATATCGATCGGATTCGTGACAGGTGGATTCTCCAGTCTCTACTATGCATGGACGGAAGAGGATGAACAATTGCGTGTCATCCTCCAGCATGACCTGGGGGAACGGCTGAATCTCGAATCGGAAAGCAATGGGGTGAAAATCACCATCAAGAGTGTTGTCGCCGATGATGCACAGACTCTTGTCTTTTATGAAATAGAGGATACCGAGAAAAACAATCGCTATATGATGAATGCTCATGAAGGCGTCCATATCGAGAATGAATATGACGTCATGAGGCGCGATCAGCAACACATGTACTATTCTCCTCCCGTCGATCAGGACGAAATACAAAATGAAGAGAGAAATGTGTATAAAGGTACCATGAGTCTCCTGCCGGTTTCGGTGGACAGCGGAACCATTAAATTGAATGTAGCAAGGCTCATGCAACTAGCTCAGGACCCTCAAAACGAAGAGGCTTTCGGTAGGGGAATGTCATTTGCCGAAGGTGATTGGAGCTTTGATATTCCGTTTACAAAGCAGCCATCCCGGGTGCAAAAGCTGGATAAGGAAATCGACATTGACGGGATGCGGATCCGCCTGGATAAGCTGACGATTGCTCCGACCACGACACTCCTCCAGTACAGCTTTCAGAATCAGGGTGGCGACAAACGGATAGAAGTCATTACCTTTGATGCACTTGAAACGGATAAGAAGAAGGTGAAGGCAGACCTCTTTGGGGGCAATATGTATGTAGAATCATTTGACCAGGAAGGATGGAGTGCCTTTACATGGAGCTTTGACACCTTATTTTTTGAAGATCCAAAAGAGGTGGACATATTATTTGATTCCATCCACTTATCCGTAGACGACCGGAAAACGATCGAACTCGATGCCGCCAAGGATATGCCCCAGACCTTTGAGTATCTCGGAAACACCATTTCCATTGATGAAATCAAGGTAGGAAATCCGGCGAAGGTTATTTTGACGCATGGTGTATCGAAGGATCGTGCATATGAAAGAGTGATCTATGGATTTTCTAGCGACCATTTGAGGAATGAAAATATCTCGATGGGAGTAAGTGATACAGATGGCGTATTGATGGACAAAACCGGCAAGATACATAAAGTTGATTTATATGAGTATGATCAAATAGATCAGCCCCGCTACTTCGAAACTGTCCAAACGATCGAGTTTTATAACGACTCTTCGAGGGAAGATGTAACTCCAACGAAGCTTGAAATCGAGGGATACAGCACAACGAAATATGTGAATGACCGGGTGAAGGTGAAGTTGGATTAGGAAGATAAAAGAGGGACGGACCTCCTGCTCTAAAAGCAGGAGGTCCGTCCCTCTTAAGTGAGAATAACTTCCCCCAACAGAGAAACAATAGGTTTGTCGTGACAAGGGTGACAAAGTTAGTTTTCATCGTTGTTGAAACCGTCTACATCTGGAGTCTATGATGAATATAAGAGAAATTATTATTCAATCATGAAAGGATGAGAGAAGTGGCTCAATCAAATATGAAAGTCGCGGTACAAAAGTTTGGTAACTTCCTCAGTTCTATGGTTCTGCCTAATATAGGCGCATTTATCGCTTGGGGTTTAATTACAGCGTTGTTCATACCAACTGGGTTCTTTCCAAATGAAAGCCTTGCCAAACTGGTAGGGCCGATGGTTACCTACCTGTTACCGTTATTGATCGGGTATACAGGAGGTAAACTCGTACACGACCAGCGCGGTGGAGTCGTGGGTGCAATCGCGACAATGGGTGTCATTGTCGGTGCACCGGAAACACCGATGTTCCTGGGTGCCATGGTCATGGGGCCATTGGGTGCTTACGTCATCAAGAAGTTTGACCAGATGATCGAAGGGAAAATCAGAGCAGGATTTGAAATGCTCGTCAATAACTTCTCCGCAGGTATTCTTGGTGGAATTCTTGCAATTCTGGCATTCCTCGGTGTAGGACCTGCGGTGGATGCTTTCACGAATCTACTGGTTGCAGGCGTTGACTGGCTGGTAGCCGCAGGACTGCTTCCATTGACAAGTATCCTGATCGAACCTGCAAAAATTCTATTCTTAAATAATGCCATCAACCACGGTGTATTATCACCGATCGGGTTGGAGCAAGTTCAACAGGGTGGTAAATCGATCCTGTTCCTACTAGAAGCAAATCCGGGACCGGGTCTTGGAATTCTGCTGGCGTTCATGTTCTTTGGAAAAGGAACAGCAAAGCAATCCGCACCTGGAGCAGGAATCATTCACTTTTTCGGTGGGATCCATGAGATTTACTTCCCGTATGTATTAATGAAACCGATGCTGTTCGTTTCTGTCATCCTTGGTGGAATGAGCGGAGTGTTCACCCTTGTTTTATTAGGTGGAGGATTGGTATCACCGGCATCACCTGGTAGTATCCTTGCGATTACCGCGGTTACTCCACCAGAAGGAATGGCGTATCTGGCAAACTTTGCAGCTGTCCTTGTGGCAGCAGCCGTTTCCTTCATCGTGTCTGCCATCGTCTTGAAATCAAGCAAGACCACAGATGAAGACATCGAAGGTGCAACGAAGAAAATGCAGGAAATGAAAGGCAAGAAGAGTTCTGTAGCAGGCCAAGTGAGCCAAGGAACAATGCCTGAAGAAGTGAACAAAATCGTCTTTGCCTGTGATGCAGGCATGGGCTCAAGTGCCATGGGGGCTTCACTTCTCCGTAAGAAAGTGAAAGCGGCAAGTCTCGACGTCAGTGTGACGAACACGTCCATCAGTAACCTTCCGTCAGACGCTCAAGTCGTCATCACACAGGAAGAACTGACGCCGCGGGCGAAAAATAAACTTCCGAACGTATACCACATTTCCGTGGATAATTTCCTATCCAGTCCGGAATACGACAAGCTGATTGCGAGTCTTCAGGACGGGATCACGGGTGAGCAGGCAGAGGTTGTGGAGGGTGCAGAGGAAGAAGCGGTAAACGCTGAACCGAATGCAGATCATGATGATGATCTTCTCCTTGAAGAAAACATCTTCATGAACCAGGAGTTTGCCACAAAAGAAGAGGCGATCCGGTTTGCAGGAGAAGCTCTTGTCAAAGCAGGATACGTGGAAGAAAGCTATGTAGATGCTATGATTGACAGAGAAGGAATCACATCTACGTATATGGGTAATAATGTAGCCATTCCACACGGTACGGAAGATGCGAAGAAAGCCGTCATCAAATCCGGCTTCACAGTCGTTCAAGTTCCGAACGGCGTGGACTTCAACGGTGAGAAGGCAAAGATGATCTTCGGTATCGCAGGTAAGGATGGCACACATTTGGAAATCCTATCAGGCATCGCCGTTGTCTGCTCCGAGCAGGAAAATGTCGACCAGATGGTACAGGCCAAGTCAGCCAAAGAACTGAAAGACATCATTAACAGCAACTAGATCAATCATTCAGAAAGGCGGGATCCCTGCCTTTCTGTTCTCATTTGTATCGATAAAAGCTAATTCAGGGAAAGAGGGGAAAGCATGTTTATTACATCAAGGGAAAAATCCATCATCGAATTGATCGTAAAAACATCGGGGAAACATACCGTGTACTCTCTTTCTGCGTTCCTGAATGTGAGCGGAAGAACCGTTCAGCGTAATCTGAAATCCATCGAAAATATTTTAAAACAGTATCATTTAGAACTGAAGCGAACGGCCAATGAAGGCCTGTTCATCGACGGTAAGAATGAACACATCTATCGCTTGATCCAGAATCTTGCGGAAGTGAATCCGACCGATGAAACACCAGAAGAGCGAAAGCTGAATTTATTGATTATCCTTCTCCAAGAAGGACCTTCCTTTAAAAAACAGGTACTTGCACAGCAATTGGGGATCAGCATCACGACCCTCACTTCGTATCTCGATGAGCTCGCCGATTGGCTGCATAAATACGGCATCACCTTGACAAGGAAACGAGGGGTCGGGGTGGAGCTTACCGCAGATGAAGCCGACAAACGTCATGCCCTGACAAGCTTCTTCCTCGTCTACTTTTATGAAGACATCATCGAGAGCCTGTACGGGATGCAAAAGGGGACTCACCTCGATGAGCCGGTTCTGGGTTATTTCAAGCCGGACTATTTATTCGCTGTCGACCGGGTGGTGAATCACCATTTGGCCGAGGGTCAGATCACCTTGACGGACAGTGATTATATCGGTCTCGTTGTGTATACTTGCCTGACGATCCAGCGAACCGAAAAGGGCTTTGAATTTCAGCAATATGAGCCACCTGAGGATCATGATTCTACTGAATACCAGCTGATGGACACGATATGCAGGGAACTGAAAGATACATTTTCAATTCCGATGACCAATCGGGACGTTCAATTTTTAACGGTCATTTTAAAAGGGTCCAAAGTTCAGGATCCCGATGTCGTTTACTATGACAGCATTCTCCTCGGGCATCTCATCAAAAATGTCATCAAGGATGTATCGGAGGATCTCCATGTGGATCTGTCTGATGACTTTTCCCTTTTCCAGGGCCTGCTTGCCCACATGGGACCGTCCATCTTCCGTCTGCAGCAGGAGCTGGACCTTTTCAATCCATTGACGGATGAAATCAAGAAGAAGTATCCCGTATTATTTTTAGCGGTGAAAAAGAGCCTTGAAACGGAATTCACGGATATTGCTTTCCCCGATGACGAAGTGGCGTTCATCGTCCTTCATTTCGGATCGGCCATGCTGATGAATGAAGAGAAGGTGAACATCCAAGCCGTGGTTGTCTGTCCGACGGGGATCGGCACGTCCAAGATGCTCGCCAGCCGCATTCAGCGGGAGTTGACGATGATCAATAAGGTGGAAATCCTGTCAATCAAGGATTTTCAGACGGCGAACCTTGATGACTACGATATCGTCATTTCCACGGTCAGGCTTCCCTTTACGGAAGTAGAGTATATACTGGTAAGCCCGTTATTGAGCGAAAAGGACATCGGATTCATCCAAAGCTATCTGCAGAATAATGTAGAAAAGCTGACCAGAAAGAAATACTTGAAGGCAGCGCCGCGATCGGGTGAGAAAACCGAAGTCAGGATGCTCCTCAAGGAAATCAAGGATGTCCATTCCAGCATGGAAGCCATACTCACCAATTTCCGGGTGTACCGGAAGCAGTCGGCGGGGAGTCATCTCAGTATTCTGAATGAAATGGTGGAACAAGCGGAACGGGAAGAACTTCTTCATCAGCCGCATGTGGTCATGCATCAGCTGATGGAAAGGGAGAAAAAAGGTGGCCTCGGGATTCCGAAAACGAATATGGGTCTCTTCCATTGCCGGGACCATAACGTGAAAAAGCTGATCTTCCAGGTGGCCCATCTGGATGAACCTTGTAATATCAAGGGAATGGACGGAGTGGAAATGGAGATGAAAAGTCTCCTCCTCATGCTAGCCCCTGAAGAGTTGAGCAGGCGGGAGCAGGAAGTCCTCAGCCTGATCAGTACAAGCTTAATCGAAGATCATATAAGCATGATGATTTATTCGTCCACGAACGAAGCGATCATCCTGAAGAAATTAGAAGATATTTTTCTGGACTACTTACAAACTAATTTGATAAAGGAATGATGATGTTGAAACAAACCGTACATTTCGGAGCAGGAAACATAGGCAGAGGGTTTATCGGAGCATTATTTTCACAATCAGGTTACCACGTGACCTTTGTGGACATCGCAGAGCAGGTGATCAACAAGCTGAATGAAGAAGGTCGCTACCAGGTGAAGCTGGCAATGGAAACGATGGAAACGGAAATGATCGAGAATGTGTCCGGACTCAACAACCTTCATCAAGAAGGGGAAGTGATCGACTCAATCGGCCGGTCCACATACCTGACGACGGCGATCGGACCGAACATCCTTCCGAGGATCGCTCCCCTGATAGCAAAAGGGATTGCTAAGCGTTTGGCGTCTACAGATGATCCGTTATATGTGATCGCGTGTGAAAATCAGATCGGTGCGACGGATATTTTAAAGAAACATATTTTAGAAAATCTTGATGAAGAAACGGTAAGTAAGCTTGAAGGCAAAGTTTTCTTCTTCAATTCAGCAGTGGATCGCATTGTACCTATGCAGGGTCAGGGTTCATTGGATGTCCTTGTTGAACCATACTATGAATGGGTGGTGGAAA
Coding sequences:
- a CDS encoding DUF4179 domain-containing protein, whose product is MVAPQTAPFLVSGMREKDLESVMDWFVQRKQSFYALGRIYVSKQEDLEEIFYRSIIVVHNELHRLKKETSFESWAVSHFIHNGRNLSDNKSFWDSEGQKSDQTLFHALHQLEDQEKEAIALTYFNECSFEEVGRILEISVEKVKTFVFSGIRKLREELGYGSFEGCPEYYKHYLDYLGRTMDRPEKVEFEMHIYHCHGCQEDLASFQEVVLTLAGMREALVIPAGIIERVKNKVEEREARRQRKKKKRKSIGLAFAGVFAMVISIGFVTGGFSSLYYAWTEEDEQLRVILQHDLGERLNLESESNGVKITIKSVVADDAQTLVFYEIEDTEKNNRYMMNAHEGVHIENEYDVMRRDQQHMYYSPPVDQDEIQNEERNVYKGTMSLLPVSVDSGTIKLNVARLMQLAQDPQNEEAFGRGMSFAEGDWSFDIPFTKQPSRVQKLDKEIDIDGMRIRLDKLTIAPTTTLLQYSFQNQGGDKRIEVITFDALETDKKKVKADLFGGNMYVESFDQEGWSAFTWSFDTLFFEDPKEVDILFDSIHLSVDDRKTIELDAAKDMPQTFEYLGNTISIDEIKVGNPAKVILTHGVSKDRAYERVIYGFSSDHLRNENISMGVSDTDGVLMDKTGKIHKVDLYEYDQIDQPRYFETVQTIEFYNDSSREDVTPTKLEIEGYSTTKYVNDRVKVKLD
- a CDS encoding PTS mannitol transporter subunit IICBA, whose product is MAQSNMKVAVQKFGNFLSSMVLPNIGAFIAWGLITALFIPTGFFPNESLAKLVGPMVTYLLPLLIGYTGGKLVHDQRGGVVGAIATMGVIVGAPETPMFLGAMVMGPLGAYVIKKFDQMIEGKIRAGFEMLVNNFSAGILGGILAILAFLGVGPAVDAFTNLLVAGVDWLVAAGLLPLTSILIEPAKILFLNNAINHGVLSPIGLEQVQQGGKSILFLLEANPGPGLGILLAFMFFGKGTAKQSAPGAGIIHFFGGIHEIYFPYVLMKPMLFVSVILGGMSGVFTLVLLGGGLVSPASPGSILAITAVTPPEGMAYLANFAAVLVAAAVSFIVSAIVLKSSKTTDEDIEGATKKMQEMKGKKSSVAGQVSQGTMPEEVNKIVFACDAGMGSSAMGASLLRKKVKAASLDVSVTNTSISNLPSDAQVVITQEELTPRAKNKLPNVYHISVDNFLSSPEYDKLIASLQDGITGEQAEVVEGAEEEAVNAEPNADHDDDLLLEENIFMNQEFATKEEAIRFAGEALVKAGYVEESYVDAMIDREGITSTYMGNNVAIPHGTEDAKKAVIKSGFTVVQVPNGVDFNGEKAKMIFGIAGKDGTHLEILSGIAVVCSEQENVDQMVQAKSAKELKDIINSN
- a CDS encoding BglG family transcription antiterminator, encoding MFITSREKSIIELIVKTSGKHTVYSLSAFLNVSGRTVQRNLKSIENILKQYHLELKRTANEGLFIDGKNEHIYRLIQNLAEVNPTDETPEERKLNLLIILLQEGPSFKKQVLAQQLGISITTLTSYLDELADWLHKYGITLTRKRGVGVELTADEADKRHALTSFFLVYFYEDIIESLYGMQKGTHLDEPVLGYFKPDYLFAVDRVVNHHLAEGQITLTDSDYIGLVVYTCLTIQRTEKGFEFQQYEPPEDHDSTEYQLMDTICRELKDTFSIPMTNRDVQFLTVILKGSKVQDPDVVYYDSILLGHLIKNVIKDVSEDLHVDLSDDFSLFQGLLAHMGPSIFRLQQELDLFNPLTDEIKKKYPVLFLAVKKSLETEFTDIAFPDDEVAFIVLHFGSAMLMNEEKVNIQAVVVCPTGIGTSKMLASRIQRELTMINKVEILSIKDFQTANLDDYDIVISTVRLPFTEVEYILVSPLLSEKDIGFIQSYLQNNVEKLTRKKYLKAAPRSGEKTEVRMLLKEIKDVHSSMEAILTNFRVYRKQSAGSHLSILNEMVEQAEREELLHQPHVVMHQLMEREKKGGLGIPKTNMGLFHCRDHNVKKLIFQVAHLDEPCNIKGMDGVEMEMKSLLLMLAPEELSRREQEVLSLISTSLIEDHISMMIYSSTNEAIILKKLEDIFLDYLQTNLIKE